The genomic segment GATCGCCGCAGGGGTTTTTCAAGTCCACCCGAGGATTGCGCCAGGGAGATCCGATTTCGCCGGCTTTGTTTGTCATTGGGGAAGAGGTACTTTCCCGTTCTCTGAATGCCTTGGCGGTGCATAGGAGTTTCCGCCCCTTTAAAGTTCCGAATGGATGCCCTATGGTCACGCACTTGGCATATGCAGACAATGTGGTCATTTTCACTAGCGGCCTCAAAGCTTCTATGCAGTTGGTCAAGATGGTAGTCGATGGGTATTGTTCGTTGTCGGGGCAGCAGGTTAACTGTCAGAAGAGTTATTTTTTGGTGCACCCCAGGTTGCCTCCGCAACGCCGAGAAATGATCGGATCGGTTACGGGTTTCCCGCACAAGTCGTTTCCAATCAAATACCTTGGATGTCCTTTATATATTGGAAGGAGAAGAGTGCATTATTTTGTGGATATCTGCAATGCTGTAACTGCTAGAATCTTTTCATGGAAAAATCGGGTCCTATCGTCTGGGGGCAAACTGGTATTGTTAAGAAGCGTGTTGTCCTCAATGCCGATCCATTTGTTAGCGGCAGCATCACCGCCAAAGGGAGTGTTTGCGTCTCTCGAAAAGGTGATGGCTGACTTTTTGTGGGGTTCATCGGAGGTTGGCCCTAGGTTTTAGTGGATAAGTTGGGGGGAGTTATGCAGGCCTCTGGAAGCAGGTGGGGTGGGAATTCGTAGTATTGCTAAGGTGTATGACGCATTCTCGATTAAGCTTTGATGGAATTTTCGGCAGAGGAAATCGCTATGGGCACAATTCCTAACAGTGAAATATTGTAAAGGGGTGCATCCGTGTTTGGCAGAAGAGGTCTCTTCACAGTCCTACAATTGGAGGAGATTAAGGTTGGTCCAACATTTGGCGGAGGAGCATATCGGCTGGGTCCTTGGGGAGGGTTCCATGGATTTCTAGCATGACAATTGGATGGGTACAGGAGCGTTGTGTCATCGTGTAGATATTTTTCATGAGCATATGGTGTCGGATTTTGTCACTCAGGCCCAATGGAATATGCGGCTTCTTAATCAGATGTTAGAGTCGGAGCTGGGGAGGCAAGTGGTGAAGGTCTCTCCTCCTGCCTTTCGAGGTACGGATAGGATAGTCTAGGCTTTAACGGCTGATGGTGCGTTCTCGGTAGCCTCGGCTTACTCTATTGTTATACAGTCGTCTAATTACTATTGGATAGCTTCACAAGTTTGGCTGCAAGGTTGCCCCCTcaagatttccttcttcatgctcCGGCTTTTGTGGTCGCGTATTCCCCTTATGGATATGCAACGGAGGTTTGGGGTACAGGGACCGTCTAGGTGTCGCTGTTGCTTTGAGCCGGATGAGGAAGGGATCCAGCACACCTTCTGCACAGGGGAGTTAGCAAAGGCTATTTGGATTCGCTTCGAGGAAAGTCCAGGGGATTTGGCTGGGGTTTCCACGTTGAGTCATCTGGTTTTTCGATGGTGGTTGCGCCAGGGGCACAATGAGTACCTCAAGTTCGTCTATCGGGTACTCCCAATGCTGGTCTGTTAGGAGTTGTGGAAAGCGTGAAACAAAGGGGTTTTTGAGGGGAGGAAGGTGGTGTGTACGGAGGTGGCACATCAGGTATTCATACAGCTGTGTGAATTATGTCAGTGCCGCTTTCCAGAGATAGAAGGTTCTTTTGGGTCATGGGATGCTTTTCACTCGTCTTTGGTGGGTATGCAACGGAGGGTTTCTATTCTTCAAGTGGCATGGGTGGCTCCTACGGCAGGGTACAAACTGAATTCAGATGGATGTTCTAGAGGGAATCCGGGGTTAGTGGGGGCGGAGATGTGGTGCGAGATAGGGAAGGGAAGCTCATTTTCGGCTATTCTTGCTTCTTTGGTTCCTTGACGAGTTTGCATGCGGAGCTCAAGGCCATGCTTTTTGGGGTGCAGTTATGTGTTGCTCAGGGTTTGCATGAGTTGCATGTCGAGTCTGACTCGCTCAGCTTGGTGCGGATTCTGCAAGAGAGTCACAGCTGTCCGTGGAGACTACGACAGGAGGTGGATGAGTTGCTCAGCTATAAGCAGTACTTCAGGGGGATCACGATTACTATAGAGAGACAAATAAGCCCGCTGATTGCCTAGCTAACCTGGGAACTGATTCGGAGCAGGAAAGGGTCTTTACTAGTCTTCGAGCATTGTCTTGTAATGTTCAGGGAGAACTGGCTTTGGAGCGCTTAGGGTTTCCTAATTTTCGTAGGAGATGGGTTAGATGAGCGTTGTAAGCTTTCATTAGCCTGCTTTCGAGTTTAATAAAGTATTATGGtttgattcaaaaaaaaaattataaatttttgaattcatcattatttttttttaaagtcggGTGTAACAGGTTCCACTGTCAAAAGATAGATTAAATTTCGTCCCATAAACTATCTAACTTATGTGTAAGACTCGAAGAATCAATTTACATTCCCTTTACTCATAGATCAGTTAACCTTAACTACTAATCATAGGACAAAAGTCTTTCACCAACACATAAGTGAAAGTTTATAACTTTTCAACCCGGATTATCTTCATACACATACCATTATGTTCAAGCGTAAATAGAGTGTTAAGTCATCATTGCTAACATTCATTCGTCCCATGGACTAAAGTGAATCATCAAGTTATTTCGCAACCCAAACAATGACTAACTCACATCATGATTAGACACCAATGTATTTAACATATATCTTTAAACCGGACTCCTTTACTATCTAGATCCTCAACGCCATTCTCCGATTTCCATTTCTCACACAAGTCTAAGGTAATGTATGTATAAAAGGACAAGGATCACATAATCATAAATGTAATACTAGTCGATCATAATCCAAAGTATAATTATCAGATTTCACAAGATTGACGCATATGATCACAACAGGTACAAGCAAACATATAACAAGTCCAAATATATCAGAAATTAAGCAAGTCTGCAGTGCTAACACAATACACATTCAAGACAAGCATCAAATTTCAAATCGAACAACCAGcgatagaaaccctaaacagGGATTTACTCGCCTAGGCCACGAGAATCTTCATAATTTCAATCTCTTCGATTTATTCAGCCTTAGATCTAACATTCAGATCCTTCATGTCCTAACCTTCACCATTACACTTTATCAAACTTTAGTCTCTCCATTTTATCTCTAAGCTATCTTTCCCTTTAGTCAATGCAGTTATGGAACTTCTAGAACTATTCATGAAATCATTCGTACAGTCTTGCTCCTATATCATACTAACTTCAGGCTCTCGGATGCAATCACTCTACATCTTCAAAGCTCTCTC from the Coffea arabica cultivar ET-39 chromosome 11e, Coffea Arabica ET-39 HiFi, whole genome shotgun sequence genome contains:
- the LOC140021291 gene encoding uncharacterized protein, yielding MADNFLLAQELLSDIKKPNRGGNVLLKLDMMKAYDKGFFKSTRGLRQGDPISPALFVIGEEVLSRSLNALAVHRSFRPFKVPNGCPMVTHLAYADNVVIFTSGLKASMQLVKMVVDGYCSLSGQQVNCQKSYFLVHPRLPPQRREMIGSNLFMEKSGPIVWGQTGIVKKRVVLNADPFVSGSITAKGSVCVSRKGALCHRVDIFHEHMVSDFVTQAQWNMRLLNQMLESELGRQVVKVSPPAFRASQVWLQGCPLKISFFMLRLLWSRIPLMDMQRRFGVQGPSRCRCCFEPDEEGIQHTFCTGELAKAIWIRFEESPGDLAGVSTLSHLVFRWWLRQGHNEYLKFVYRVLPMLCRFPEIEGSFGSWDAFHSSLRESGVSGGGDVVRDREGKLIFGYSCFFGSLTSLHAELKAMLFGVQLCVAQGLHELHVESDSLSLVRILQESHSCPWRLRQEVDELLSYKQYFRGITITIERQISPLIA